ATCGATGCTCAACCTGCCCGCTCAGAAATAGAGGAAGATCCCGACCGTCCAGCAGGCGACCGCCAACCCGGCGCAGCTGAACTCGATCAGCATGCCCAGCCCCACTGATTTCATCGCCACCACTGAGGCATCCCAGGCCTGCCGCGGCTCACGCAACCGGTACCACTCGCTGCCGAAGAGCCCCACGATGAAGCCCACGAACAGCCCGACCACAGGTATCACGAAAGCACCGATGACGCCCACCACGGCGCCGATCAGGATCGACCGGTTGGGGATCTGACGGCCCTTCAGGCGTTTGCCGGTCAGCAGCGTCGAGGCGGTCATGCCCACCCCGCACAGCAGTAGGCCGAGCCCGAAGACCGTCCAGCCGATCGGCCCGCCGATCACGATCGCCCACAGCAGCAGCCCGGCGATCACCAGGATGCTGCCGGGCAGGATCGGGAAGATCGTCCCGAGCACACCGATCACCACCAGCACGCCGGTGATGACGGTGACCAGGACGTCTGCTGTCAAGATCAGGCTCCCGTGGAGTGCAGGCCGCCGTCCACGTGCACCATGGTGCCGGTGGTTGCCGGGAACCAGTCGCTCAGCAAAGCCACCACGGCCTTGCCGACCGGCGTGGCGTCCGAGGCGTCCCAACCGAGCGGGGCACGCCCGTCCCAGATGTCGTTGAACGAGCTCGCACCGGGGATCGCCTTCTTGGCAATGGTGTCGACCGGGCCCGCGGCAACCAGATTGCTGCGGATGCCGTCCGGCCCGAGATAGCGGGCCAGGTACCTGTTGGTGGACTCCAGGGCCGCCTTGGCGACACCCATCCAGTCGTACGACGGCCAGCTCACGGTGGCATCGAAGGTCAGGCCGACGATGGACGAGCCGCGTCCCAGCAGCTCGCGCACCGCCATGGTGAGCGACTGCAGCGAGTATGCGGAGGTCTGGACCGCCATCGCCACGTCGTCCCATTCGGTGGTCAGGAAAGCCCCACCGAGCGCCCGCTCCGGGTGCGCGTAAGCAATCGAATGCACCACGCCGTCCAGATGATCGAAGCCGAGTTCGCGCAGTTGACCGGGCAGCGCGGCCAGCTGTTCGGCGTCGGTCACGTTGAGGTCGAGCACCTCGGGCACCGGGTCGAGCTTCTTGACCACGCGGCGGGTCAGCCCCATGCCGCGGCCGAAATTGGAGACGACGATCTCGGCGCCTTCTTGCTGGGCGATCCGCGCCACCGAGTAGGCGATGGAGGTGTTGAGGGTCACACCGGTGACCAGGATCTTCTTGCCTTCGAGAATGCCCATGTCAGTGCCCCATTCCCAGGCCGCCGTCAACCGGGATCACAGCCCCGGTGATGTACCCGGTTTCGTCTTCGACAAGGAATTTCACCGCATGCGCGACATCGGCGATGGTGCCCATCCGGCCGACCGGGATGCGCTCGGCGTACGACTTCTGGGTCGCCTCATCCAGCACGTCGGTCATCGCGGTCTGAATGAATCCGGGAGCGACGACGTTGAAGGTGATCCCGCGCCCGCCGACCTCGCGGGCCACGCTGCGGGCCATGCCGATGAGACCGGCCTTGGTGGACGCATAGTTCACCTGCCCGGCCGAACCGAGCAGCGCAACCACCGAGCTGGTGGCGACGATGCGTCCGAAGCGCTGCTTGACCATGCCGCGCACAGCCCGGCGGACGACGCGGTAGGCCCCGGTCAGGTTGACGTCGAGAACCTTCTCCCAGTCCTCGTCGCTCATCCGCATCAGCAAGGTGTCACGGGTGATGCCGGCGTTGGCGACCAGGATCTCGACCGGGCCGTACTCGGCCTCCACCTTCTTGAAGGCCTCGTCGACCGACTCGGTGTTGGTGACATTGCAGGCCACGCCCAGTACACCCTCAGGCGCGGCGTCCGAGATATCGAAGCTGGCGACGCGGTATCCGGCGTCCCGCAGGGTCTCGGCGATCGCTGCACCGATGCCTCGTCCGGCGCCGGTGATGACGGCTACACGGCCGCTTGAAGTATTGGCAGTTTCGCTCACTCCAGTGAATCTATCGTTCGGCTGCCGTTGTTGGTGGTGTGAGTGGCACAAAAACAGCCAGCCATCGTTGTCTGTTTCGTCCGCGCCTGCTGGTTCGTGCCTGGGCTGCGGGCCAAGATGGAACCCATGCCAGCCATTGATGCCGCCATCGGATTGCTGACCTGCCCGGTCTGCGCGGATGCCCTGACCCGCGAACACCGGCAGCTGCGCTGCGGACGGGGCCACAGCTTCGACATCGCGCGGCAAGGCTATGTCAATCTCCTGCGCGGCCCGGCGCCGGCCAACGCCGACACAGCCGAGATGGTCGCCGCTCGTGAGCGGTTCTTGTCCGCCGGCTACTACCAGCCGATCCGGGAGGCGGTCTGTTCGGCCTGCGAGCCCGGCGGGCGGCTGGCTGAGGTCGGGGTCGGCCCGGGATACTACCTGGGCGCGGCCGTGGCAGCGACACACCCACCGGCTCATCTGGGGCTGGACATCTCGGTGGCGGCCGCACGGCGGGCCGCCCGCCGGATGATGGCCTGCGCAGTGGCCGACACCTGGCAGACGCTTCCGATCGGCAGCGGCAGCCTGGATCGGCTGCTCTGTATCTTCGCTCCGCGCAATCCCCCGGAGTTCGCTCGGGTGCTGGCCACCGGCGGGCAGGTCGTCGTGGTCGCGCCCCGGCCACAGCACCTGGCGCAACTGCGGGCACGCCTCGGGCTGCTCAATGTCGAGGACGACAAGTTGGCCCGCCTGGACGCCAGTTTCGCGGCCGCCGGACTGGAACTCGTGTCCCGACAGGAACTGACCTTCGACATCGATCTGGACGCTGCCGCAACTGCGGATCTGGTGGGTATGGGACCGAACGCATTTCATGACGGTGCCCGTGATTTCCCCAGGGCACTAACCACCACAGTGGCGGTGGCAATCAGCAGCTATGAATCCGATTGACGATAACGAATTAGGCAATACTAATTCGAGTGATCCGAACTCGCCGACCGCACCGTCAACTGGCTGCCATGGAAGCGGCCGCCGATTCGCCATCCGTATCCTTCTTCGGACTTCGGGCCCCCCCGCGCTGGCGGAAGGTGACACCGGCGTCCTTCAGCAGTCCTTGAACGAAGCCATAGGAACGGCCGCATTCTGCTGCCAACGAGCGGATCGACTCGCCCGCCTCGTAGCGTTCGACAAACGACTGCTGGACTTCATTGCGCAATTCTCCGCTGACGCGCTTGCCCTTACTCAGACGATTCATCGGCCCGCCCCTTTCTCAAGCAGGGTCTGAATCTCAGAATAGCGGCGCTAAACGACGCTGGGAACGAATCAATGATCTTGGTGCCGATCAGTTGGGAACAGCCTCTGACGCGGTCATCGGGCACCGCGCGCAGGGCCGGTCGGCCCCCACGAACACCGCCTCCACGGCCTGCACCAACGTTGCGTCAGGCCAGCGAGATCAGCTCGGCGTAGTCCTCACTCCACAGATCCTCGGTCCCGTCGGGCAGCACGATCACCCGGTCCGGCTCCAGCGCCTCGACCGCGCCCTCATCGTGGGTGACCAGGACGATCGCCCCCTCATAGCGACGGATCGCGTCCAGCACCTCCTTGCGGGATGCCGGGTCCAGGTTGTTCGTGGGCTCGTCGAGCAGCAGGACGTTGGCCGATGAAACGACCAGGGTCGCCAGGGCGAGCCTGGTCTTCTCGCCACCCGACAGCACGCCGGCGGGCTTGTGGTCATCGTCCCCGGAGAACAGGAATCCGCCCAGCACCCGGCGCGCCTCGGTCTCATTGAGATCGGGCGCTGCCTGCATCATGTTCTGCAGGACGCTGGCCTGCGGGTCCAGCAGGTCGTGTTCCTGCGCGAAATAGCCGAGCTTGAGGCCATGGCCCGGCACGACTTCGCCGGTGTCGGGTGTCTCGATGCCGGTCAGCAGCCGCAGCAGGGTTGTCTTGCCTGCACCGTTGAGCCCGAGGATGACCACCCGCGAGCCCTTGTCGACCGCCAGGTCGACGCCGGTGAAGACCTCCAGGGAGCCGTAGTTCTTGGTGAGATCCTTGGCCATCAGCGGTGTCTTGCCGCACGGCGCGGGGCTCGGGAAGGTGATCTTGGCCACCTTGTCGACAGCCCGCTCGCCCTCGGTGGCGGCGAGCAGCTTCTCGGCGCGCCGGGCCATGTTCTGCGCAGCCGTCGCCTTGGTCGCCTTGGCGCCGAGCTTCTCGGCCTGCAGCCGCAGCTGGGCGGCCTTGCGCTCGGCATTCTGGCGTTCGCGCTTGCGACGCTTCTCGTCCAGCTGGCGCTGCTGAAGATAAGTGGACCAGCCCATCGAATACTGATCGAGGGTGGTGCGGTTGGCGTCCAGGTGGAAGACCTTGGTGACGGTCTGGTCGAGCAGCCCGACATCGTGGCTGATCATCATCACACCGCCGTCGTAGGTCTTGACGAAGTCGCGCAACCAGACGATCGAGTCGGCATCCAAGTGGTTGGTCGGCTCGTCGAGCAGCAGCGTGTCGGCGGCGCTGAACAGAATGCGCGCCAGTTCGATGCGGCGGCGCTGACCACCGGACAACTCGTGCAGCGGCTGGCCGAGCACCCGCTCGGGTAGCCCCAGGTTCGCGGCGATGCGTGCCGCTTCGGCTTCGGCTCCGTAGCCGCCAGCGGCCATCAGCTCGGCTTCGGCGCGGGCGTAGGACGCCATCGCCTGCTGCTGTTCATCGCCGCTGGTGGCGGCCATCTGCTTCTCGTAGTTGCGTAGGCGCACCAAGATGGTGTCCAGTCCCCTGGCCGACAGGATCCGATCGCGGGCGAGCATCGCCACATCGGTCTCACGGGGATCTTGCGGCAGATAACCGATCTCGCCGCGCCGGGTCACCTGACCGGCGGCGGGGATACCTTCACCGGCCAGGATCCGCATCATCGTCGTCTTGCCCGCGCCGTTACGACCCACCAGACCGATCTTGTCGCCGGGGTTCACCCGGAAGGTCGTGGGTTCGAGCAACAGCCGTGCACCCGCACGGACCTCAAGATCAGTAGCCTGCAACATAGTCGTGCCCATTGTGTCTCGCCTTGATCCTGTGAGCAAAAAACCATCGGCAACAAGACCCCCGGACGAGGCACGTCGGCTTTCCCCCGCACCACAGTGGCCAGCCGACGGGGGCCGCGTCGCTCAATCGGCAGCAGAATGCCTGAGGCCCGGGCCTGCGATGACCGAGTTGCCTAGACTGTCGGCAATGGCATCTCGTAGCACCACATCCTCGAATCCGGTCCGGCGGATGTTCACCGCAGTGACACCACCGCCGCAAGCCGTCGCCCGGCTGGAAGATCTGCTCGAACCGGGCAGGCTCCGGTGGCCCCAGCTCCGCTGGACGAAGCCGTCCGGCTGGCATCTGACCTGCGCCTTCATGGCGCGAGTCGACGCCGCCGGCTACACCCGGCTGGACGAGCTGTTGACCGACCTCGCCGCTGCCACTGCCCGATTCGGGCTGGGCCTGGCCGGCGCGGGCGCATTCCCGGCCCCAGGCCTGGCGAAGGCATTGTGGCTGGGGGCCGACGATCCGGGCGGCGAACTCGCTGCCTTGGCCCGCGGCTGCCGCACGGCCGCACGGCGGGCAGGAATCAGCGTTGCCGATGAACCTTTCGTCGGCCATCTGACGATCGCGCGCTACCGGCACCCGGCCGATGCTCGTCCACAGATCGATGCGCTGGACGCGACCACGATCGAACCCTGGCCGGTCACCGAAATCGTCCTGATCGAGTCTCTGCTCGGGCAAGGTGACGACGGGAGCGTGCGTTATGTCGTGCGCGAAAGATACCCGCTGTCGAGCTACTGAGTGCCCGACCCGGACTCAGATCATGAAGCCGAGTGCCTGGAGTTGCTCGCGTCCGTCGTCGGTGATCAGGTCGATCGACCACGGCGGCATCCACACCCAGTTGATGGTGACACTGCGGGCGAGTTGGCCGAGCACCGCCTGGGCTTCCCACTCGATCTGATCGGTCAGTGGGCAGGCCGGGCTGGTCAGCGTCATCTCAAGCGTGACATTGAGATCGTCGTCGATGAGCACGTCGTAGATCAGCCCCAGGTCAACGACGTTCACCATCAGTTCGGGGTCGACGACCTCTTTCAGCGCCTCGAGGATGACGAGCTTCTTCTGCTCCGCGGTGGCCGTCGCCCAGGTGGCGGGCACCGGGTCGCCGGGCAACTCGTCTCTCACCAGATCAGACGGATTGGTCATGTCACTCCTTGTCATCGCGCGAAGCGGGCAGCTCGACGCCGGCCCGGATCAGCGCATCGCGCAGTGCCGACCAGCCGAGCATGGCGCACTTGACGCGCGCCGGGAACTGCGCGACACCGGCGAATGCGATGCCGTCCTCCAGCCGGTCCTCGTCGGGCTCGATCCGCCCCTGGCTCTCCATCATGTCGCGGAACTCGTCGAACAATGCCATCGAGTCGGCGACGTCGCGTCCGATCACCAGATCGCACATCACCGAGGTGGATGCCTGCGAGATCGAGCATCCCTCCGCGTCGTAGGAGACATCACCGATCGTGTCGCCGTCCATGCTCACCCGTAGCGTGACCTCGTCACCGCAGCTGGGATTGACGTGATGGACCTCGGCGCCGAACGGGGCACGCAGCCCTGAATGATGCTTCTCCCGATAGTGATCGATGATGATGTCTTGATACAGCTGTTCAACGCTCACAGTGACCTCCTGGCGCGGGAGTTGAAGAAGTCATAGCCCCAAGCGACGGCCTCCACCAGCGCATCCACTTCCTCTGGGGTGGTGTAGAGATAGCCGGACGCACGTGAAGAACTCTGCACCGCCAGCCGCTTGTGCAGCGGAGCCGCGCAGTGATGCCCGCCGCGCACGGCCACGCCGCGGCTGTCGAGCAACTGCATCAGATCGTGCGGGTGCACGCCGTCGACGACGAACGACACCGCGCCGCCACGGTCCACCGCCTCGGCGGGGCCGAGAATGTGGACCCCGTCCAGCGCGCCGAGACCGTCCAGCATGTGCGCGGTGATCTCGGTCTCGTGAGCGGCGAGAGCATCCATCCCGATGCGGTTCAGATAGTCGATGGCCGCTCCCAGCCCGACCGCCTGAGCGATCGGCGGTGTGCCGGCCTCGAAGCGATGCGGCGGAGGCGCATAGGTCGAGCCCTCCATCCGGACGACCTCGATCATCTCGCCGCCGCCGAGGAAGGGCGGCAGCTGCTCGAGCAGGTCGTAGTGACCCCACAGCACACCGATGCCGGTGGGACCGCAGAGTTTGTGACCGGTGAAGGCCAGCAGATCCACCCCGAGAGCCGTCACGTCGGTGGCCCGCTGCGGAACGCCTTGCGAACCGTCCGCCACCATGATCGCGCCGACCGAGTGGGCCCAGTCGGCGATCTGGCGGATCGGGTTGATAGTGCCCAGTACGTTGCTGACCCAGGCGACCGAGACGACTTTCGTCCGTTCGTTGATCAGCCCGTCGCGCTGTGCCGCTTCCAGATCGAGCCGGCCGTCGTCGGTGATGTCGAACCAGCGCAGGGTCGCCCCGCTCGCCTGGCAAGCCAGCTGCCAGGGCACCAGATTCGAATGGTGCTCCATCACCGAGATGACGACCTCATCGCCGGGCTTCAGCCGGCGGCCGAGGGTATAGGCGGCCAGGTTGAGCGCCTCGGAGGCGTTCTTGGTGAAGATGATCTCATCGGACGAGCGAGCGTGGACGAACTCCGCCACCTTCACCCGGGCACCTTCGAATGCTGCCGTGGCCTCGGCCCCCAGCGTGTGCATGGCGCGGGCGACGTTGGCGTTGTGACGCAGGTAGTGCGCCTCCACAGCCTCGACGACCTCGCGGGGTTTCTGCGAGGTGTTCGCCGAGTCGAGATAGACCAGCGGGTGCCCGTTGATTTCCCTGTCGAGAATCGGGAAATCAGCACGGATAGCGGCGGAGTTCCACATCAGGCGTGAACGGCTTTCACGTACTTGTCGTAGCCGGAGATCTCCAGCTCATCGGCCAGTTCCTTGCCACCGGACTCGACGATCTGCCCATTCACGAAGACGTGCACGTGGGTCGGCTCGATGTAGCGCAGGATGCGCGTGTAGTGGGTGATCAGCAGCACGCCGCGGTCGCCTTGGGCGGCGTAGCGGTTGATGCCGTCGGCAACGATACGCACGGCGTCGATATCCAGGCCGGAGTCGATCTCGTCCAGCACCGCGACCTTCGGGTTCAGCACATCGAGCTGGACGATCTCGCCGCGCTTCTTCTCGCCACCGGAGAAGCCTTCGTTGACCGAACGGGTCGCGAAGTCGGGGTCCATCTCCAGCCGGGTGAGCGCGCCGCTGACGACCTTCGGCCAGGTGCGGACCTTGGGCGCTTGTCCGTCCAGGGCGGTCTTGGCGGTGCGCAGGAAGTTGCTGGTGGACACGCCGGGAACCTCGACCGGATACTGCATGGCCAAGAAGAGCCCGGCCTTGGCCCGCTCGTCCACGCTCAGTCCGGTGAGCTCGACGCCGTCGAGGGTGGCCGAACCCGAGGTGATCGTGTACTTGGGGTGGCCCGCCAGCGCGTAGGCCATGGTCGATTTGCCGGAGCCGTTGGGGCCCATGATGGCGTGAATCTCACCGGTCTTGATGGTCAGGTTCACCCCGTGCAGGATCGGCTTGGGACCCGATTCGGTCTCGACATCGACATGCAGGTCGGTGATGACAAGGTCTGCCATGGTGATTCAGTTCTCCTGGTGAGTGGACGGGTGGTCGATGTCGACGAGGATCTGATCGCCGTCGATGACACAGGGATAGACGGGCACCGGCAGTACGGCCGGCAGATTGAGTGCAGCACCGGTGCGTAGATCGAACATCGAACCGTGCAGATAGCATTCGATCGTGCAGTGCTCGGCGTCGACATCGCCTTCGCTGAGCCGGACATTGCCATGACTGCATTCGTCGGCGATAGCGAAGACCTCGTCGCCGATGCGCACGATCGCGAGCTCCAGATCGCTGCCGGGCACGTCAACTCCCAGCGGTACATCCGAGAGCTCGTCGAGCGTGGCGACGGCTACCGGGCTCATGCTTGGTCGTCCTCGCTGAGCAATGCGTCGTGCGAGAGATCCTCGATGCTGGCCAGCTGGACGTTCAGTGCCTCGACCAGACGCGCCTCGATCTCGGGCAAGCCGATGCGGCGGATGATGTCGAGGAAGAAGCCCTCGACGATCAGGCGGCGGGCCTGCTCCTCGGGGATGCCACGGCTGCGCAGATAGAACAGCTGGTTCGCGTCGAAGCGCCCGGTGGAACTCGAGTGGCCGGCGCCGCGGATCTCGCCGGTCTCGATCTCCAGGTTCGGGACCGAGTCGGCCCGGCAACCCTCGGTGAGCATGAGGTTCTTGTTGGTCTCATAGGTGTTGATGTCGACCGCGGTCTTGCGGATCAGCGCATCGCCGATCCACACCGAATGCGCACCCGCACCCTGCAGGGCGCCGCGGTAGTCGACCAGGCTGACAGTGTTCGGGTGGTTGTGGTCGACCAGCAGCCGGTGTTCGACGTGCTGCTCCGACTGGA
The Brooklawnia propionicigenes DNA segment above includes these coding regions:
- a CDS encoding DUF456 domain-containing protein: MTADVLVTVITGVLVVIGVLGTIFPILPGSILVIAGLLLWAIVIGGPIGWTVFGLGLLLCGVGMTASTLLTGKRLKGRQIPNRSILIGAVVGVIGAFVIPVVGLFVGFIVGLFGSEWYRLREPRQAWDASVVAMKSVGLGMLIEFSCAGLAVACWTVGIFLYF
- the fabI gene encoding enoyl-ACP reductase FabI produces the protein MGILEGKKILVTGVTLNTSIAYSVARIAQQEGAEIVVSNFGRGMGLTRRVVKKLDPVPEVLDLNVTDAEQLAALPGQLRELGFDHLDGVVHSIAYAHPERALGGAFLTTEWDDVAMAVQTSAYSLQSLTMAVRELLGRGSSIVGLTFDATVSWPSYDWMGVAKAALESTNRYLARYLGPDGIRSNLVAAGPVDTIAKKAIPGASSFNDIWDGRAPLGWDASDATPVGKAVVALLSDWFPATTGTMVHVDGGLHSTGA
- the fabG gene encoding 3-oxoacyl-ACP reductase FabG → MSETANTSSGRVAVITGAGRGIGAAIAETLRDAGYRVASFDISDAAPEGVLGVACNVTNTESVDEAFKKVEAEYGPVEILVANAGITRDTLLMRMSDEDWEKVLDVNLTGAYRVVRRAVRGMVKQRFGRIVATSSVVALLGSAGQVNYASTKAGLIGMARSVAREVGGRGITFNVVAPGFIQTAMTDVLDEATQKSYAERIPVGRMGTIADVAHAVKFLVEDETGYITGAVIPVDGGLGMGH
- a CDS encoding putative RNA methyltransferase — encoded protein: MPAIDAAIGLLTCPVCADALTREHRQLRCGRGHSFDIARQGYVNLLRGPAPANADTAEMVAARERFLSAGYYQPIREAVCSACEPGGRLAEVGVGPGYYLGAAVAATHPPAHLGLDISVAAARRAARRMMACAVADTWQTLPIGSGSLDRLLCIFAPRNPPEFARVLATGGQVVVVAPRPQHLAQLRARLGLLNVEDDKLARLDASFAAAGLELVSRQELTFDIDLDAAATADLVGMGPNAFHDGARDFPRALTTTVAVAISSYESD
- a CDS encoding helix-turn-helix domain-containing protein produces the protein MNRLSKGKRVSGELRNEVQQSFVERYEAGESIRSLAAECGRSYGFVQGLLKDAGVTFRQRGGARSPKKDTDGESAAASMAAS
- the abc-f gene encoding ribosomal protection-like ABC-F family protein; this translates as MLQATDLEVRAGARLLLEPTTFRVNPGDKIGLVGRNGAGKTTMMRILAGEGIPAAGQVTRRGEIGYLPQDPRETDVAMLARDRILSARGLDTILVRLRNYEKQMAATSGDEQQQAMASYARAEAELMAAGGYGAEAEAARIAANLGLPERVLGQPLHELSGGQRRRIELARILFSAADTLLLDEPTNHLDADSIVWLRDFVKTYDGGVMMISHDVGLLDQTVTKVFHLDANRTTLDQYSMGWSTYLQQRQLDEKRRKRERQNAERKAAQLRLQAEKLGAKATKATAAQNMARRAEKLLAATEGERAVDKVAKITFPSPAPCGKTPLMAKDLTKNYGSLEVFTGVDLAVDKGSRVVILGLNGAGKTTLLRLLTGIETPDTGEVVPGHGLKLGYFAQEHDLLDPQASVLQNMMQAAPDLNETEARRVLGGFLFSGDDDHKPAGVLSGGEKTRLALATLVVSSANVLLLDEPTNNLDPASRKEVLDAIRRYEGAIVLVTHDEGAVEALEPDRVIVLPDGTEDLWSEDYAELISLA
- the thpR gene encoding RNA 2',3'-cyclic phosphodiesterase — encoded protein: MASRSTTSSNPVRRMFTAVTPPPQAVARLEDLLEPGRLRWPQLRWTKPSGWHLTCAFMARVDAAGYTRLDELLTDLAAATARFGLGLAGAGAFPAPGLAKALWLGADDPGGELAALARGCRTAARRAGISVADEPFVGHLTIARYRHPADARPQIDALDATTIEPWPVTEIVLIESLLGQGDDGSVRYVVRERYPLSSY
- a CDS encoding metal-sulfur cluster assembly factor; translated protein: MTNPSDLVRDELPGDPVPATWATATAEQKKLVILEALKEVVDPELMVNVVDLGLIYDVLIDDDLNVTLEMTLTSPACPLTDQIEWEAQAVLGQLARSVTINWVWMPPWSIDLITDDGREQLQALGFMI
- the sufU gene encoding Fe-S cluster assembly sulfur transfer protein SufU yields the protein MSVEQLYQDIIIDHYREKHHSGLRAPFGAEVHHVNPSCGDEVTLRVSMDGDTIGDVSYDAEGCSISQASTSVMCDLVIGRDVADSMALFDEFRDMMESQGRIEPDEDRLEDGIAFAGVAQFPARVKCAMLGWSALRDALIRAGVELPASRDDKE
- a CDS encoding cysteine desulfurase, translated to MMWNSAAIRADFPILDREINGHPLVYLDSANTSQKPREVVEAVEAHYLRHNANVARAMHTLGAEATAAFEGARVKVAEFVHARSSDEIIFTKNASEALNLAAYTLGRRLKPGDEVVISVMEHHSNLVPWQLACQASGATLRWFDITDDGRLDLEAAQRDGLINERTKVVSVAWVSNVLGTINPIRQIADWAHSVGAIMVADGSQGVPQRATDVTALGVDLLAFTGHKLCGPTGIGVLWGHYDLLEQLPPFLGGGEMIEVVRMEGSTYAPPPHRFEAGTPPIAQAVGLGAAIDYLNRIGMDALAAHETEITAHMLDGLGALDGVHILGPAEAVDRGGAVSFVVDGVHPHDLMQLLDSRGVAVRGGHHCAAPLHKRLAVQSSSRASGYLYTTPEEVDALVEAVAWGYDFFNSRARRSL
- the sufC gene encoding Fe-S cluster assembly ATPase SufC; its protein translation is MADLVITDLHVDVETESGPKPILHGVNLTIKTGEIHAIMGPNGSGKSTMAYALAGHPKYTITSGSATLDGVELTGLSVDERAKAGLFLAMQYPVEVPGVSTSNFLRTAKTALDGQAPKVRTWPKVVSGALTRLEMDPDFATRSVNEGFSGGEKKRGEIVQLDVLNPKVAVLDEIDSGLDIDAVRIVADGINRYAAQGDRGVLLITHYTRILRYIEPTHVHVFVNGQIVESGGKELADELEISGYDKYVKAVHA
- a CDS encoding non-heme iron oxygenase ferredoxin subunit, with translation MSPVAVATLDELSDVPLGVDVPGSDLELAIVRIGDEVFAIADECSHGNVRLSEGDVDAEHCTIECYLHGSMFDLRTGAALNLPAVLPVPVYPCVIDGDQILVDIDHPSTHQEN